The following are encoded together in the Glycine soja cultivar W05 chromosome 5, ASM419377v2, whole genome shotgun sequence genome:
- the LOC114412091 gene encoding FAM10 family protein At4g22670-like, translated as MDASKLNQLKHFIEQCKSNPSLLSDPSLSFFRDYLESLGAKLPESAYSESTGVESDEDIEDVTEEQEKVEEEEEDDEIIESDVELEGETCQSDDDPPQKMGDPSVEVTEENRDASQMAKIKAMDAISEGKLEEAIENLTEAILLNPTSAIMYGTRASVYIKMKKPNAAIRDANAALEINPDSAKGYKSRGVARAMLGQWEEAAKDLHVASKLDYDEEINAVLKKVEPNAHKIEEHRRKYERLHKEREDKKKERERQRRRAEAQAAYEKAKKQEQSSSSRNPGGMPGGFPGGMPGGFPGAGGMPGGFPGAGGMPGGFPGAGGMPGGGFPGAGGMPGGVPGNIDFSKILSDPELMAAFSDPEVMAALQDVMKNPANFAKHQSNPKVGPVIAKMMTKLGGGPK; from the exons ATGGATGCATCCAAACTCAATCAATTGAAGCATTTCATCGAACAGTGCAAGTCCAACCCTTCCCTCCTCTCCGATCCTTCACTCTCCTTCTTCCGCGACTATCTCGAAAG TCTCGGGGCGAAACTCCCTGAATCTGCTTATTCCGAATCG ACGGGCGTGGAGAGCGATGAGGACATAGAAGATGTTACGGAGGAGCAAgagaaggtagaagaagaagaagaagatgatgaaataATTGAATCCGATGTTGAGCTCGAGGGTGAAACCTGTCAGTCTGATGATGATCCTCCACAgaag ATGGGAGACCCCTCTGTCGAGGTCACTGAAGAGAATCGCGACGCTTCGCAGATGGCCAAAATTAAAGCCATGGATGCTATTTCTGAAG GTAAGTTGGAGGAGGCGATTGAGAACTTAACAGAAGCTATTTTACTCAATCCTACCTCTGCCATAATGTATGGAACTAGAG CCAGTGTTtacatcaaaatgaagaaacccAATGCTGCGATCCGTGATGCTAATGCTGCTTTGGAG ATTAATCCTGATTCTGCTAAAGGATACAAGTCACGTGGCGTAGCACGAGCAATGCTTGGTCAATGGGAAGAAGCTGCAAAGGATCTTCATGTGGCTTCAAAGTTAGACTATGATGAGGAAATAAATGCTGTACTTAAAAAG GTGGAACCAAATGCTCACAAGATTGAGGAACACCGTCGGAAGTATGAAAGGCTGCACAAAGAAAGAGAGGATAAAAAAAAGGAGCGTGAGAGGCAGCGGCGCCGTGCTGAAGCTCAG GCTGCCTATGAGAAGGCCAAGAAGCAAGAGCAATCATCTTCCAGTAGAAATCCTGGAGGTATGCCTGGTGGGTTTCCTGGTGGCATGCCTGGGGGCTTCCCAGGGGCCGGGGGCATGCCTGGGGGCTTCCCAGGGGCCGGGGGTATGCCGGGAGGCTTCCCAGGGGCCGGGGGTATGCCTGGGGGAGGCTTCCCAGGAGCTGGTGGCATGCCTGGAGGGGTGCCTGGAAACATTGATTTTAGCAAAATCTTGAGT GACCCTGAACTGATGGCGGCATTTAGTGATCCGGAGGTTATGGCTGCTCTTCAAGATG TTATGAAGAACCCTGCTAATTTTGCCAAGCACCAATCAAATCCAAAGGTAGGTCCTGTAATTGCGAAAATGATGACCAAACTTGGAGGTGGTCCCAAGTGA